GATCGCGTTGTCCTTGCGGAGTCTCGGGTGATTGGATTTACAACAAAGTACATCCCGGGTGAAACTCTCGCCAATCCAAACGTTCCCTTTCGATTCGAGTGGCTACAACAGCTTACTCGACTCGTGGATTTTCTCAACCTCGAATATGGGATTATGCACCAAGATATTGCACCCCGAAATCTACTCATCGATCATTCCACGTCTAAGATTCTTCTTTTCGACTTCGATCGGGCTGCATCTGGAGATAAAAACTTACACAACGGTCAAGATGACGTCAATAGCGTTGTGTTCACACTTTACGAACTTATCACGAATGATACATCTTTTTCAGGTATCCCTCATTGGGAGCGAAATATTGATATGGTACAAAGTATCCCAGCGTGGATTAGTTATCGCAAACTGGACTCTGAGGTATCAAAATTCCGCGAATACCTGAATGAATGGGTGGCAACACGAAGATCCGACGTGGATGGGGACATGCAACGATATCTGAATGCACCAAACCGACTTAGGCTGCCGGACCTACCTACGGCGCCCGAGTACACTGTACCATTCGAGATGGGCACAAGAGATGGAAAGCCAGTCTGGAGAACGGGCCTTCGGTCTAGAAACATTGCAATGAAGCTGGGGCAGCATTGCTTTCGCTGGGAGAGGCCACCACAAAACCGCTTGTTGAGAAAGAATGAAGACACTGTTAAACTTACGGACGATGGTGCTCTTTCGCATTGAATCAACTTCAGATTTCCTTGGCATTGTTCGTTTCGTCGTTTTTAAAGTTCTTATGAAAAATACAAGGGAAAAAATAAGAAAGAAAGTGGTACAGCGACTAGAGGTCGCACAAAAGTGAGATTACTGGTCAAGCGAATCGTCAAAAAAGAGTTATAGAAAACGGGAAATGGCGTACTTGCCTTGTCAAAGGCAGAGTTGAAAGGGTTTAAAGGGGAAAGCAGAAGAAAGTCAAACTACGAGAGATCAAAGTGGGGCACTTCCCCATCCTGGCCTAGGTAGGGGGGCCACCAAGGAACGCTGTCCGTTTTCCGTGGCACTTTTGTTATTAACAAGAGCCTTTTATTAAGAACTGAGATAATCAGCCCAAAATAAATCAATTTTCTACACATGTCACATTTCATCTACCTATCTGTCTCATTGGCATTCTCAGACTTTCCAATCGTTCCATGATTGCCAGTGCTTGGACTTGTATCCAGCCACCGCAAAGCCTGCTACACCCTTACCCTTTCTACCAATATTGCTGCAGGTATCAACAACCATACCATTTCACTGCAAGTGACCAAAAAACAGGCCCTGCAGAGTATATCCTCAAGTGTTTTGATCTTGAAAACGGACTGTCTTCGTTACCACCTCATTTGGGTATGAGCAAACTCAATAGTTCCTTTCGGGGACTTTATCAGGGACGATCAGATGAATCCGCTTCTTCCAGTACTATCAAGAGATCCTCAAACTACTTTAATAATGAAGCAAGATCACCATTTAGATCCAAGATCAATCCCACAGACTGCGTGGTTGATTAATCGCGGTGTTCTTTTCGATCTTCCCGCTATTGAGCTCACAGCTGATAGGTTTAAAACTAAAAACTAAACCAATGAAGACCAACTTAGACTCCTACATCAATCACTGTCTTCTCCAAGCCAAATTTGGTGACGCCTCTTTCTTTGATTCACCGAACGTCCATTTGCTACGGCTCTGGCAGATTGTCGACCGTAAGTAAAAAAGGTTCTCTCACCTTGCGTCTGAGATTTAATTGACAAACAAGCTCCATGACCCAGCAAATACAGACAGCATAGACTTTTCTGTCAAACCTATGGATCTGTGGAAATTGGTGTTAGACTAGCATCAATGTCCGGGTCATGGTGATGGAAATTGGTATACACAGATGAGTTGGGACATTGAGACTCAAACTCGCTTTCAACTTTTGCAGTTGTTATAGTACACCAGCATGCAAAATGTTCCTTACGTTGCCCCTACACAGTCAGCCAGTTTCGTTTTCCCGTTTTCTCAAAGTTGAAGCGACCTTAGAGTGTGCCCGTAGGTATTTCATCTTGCGAACATGTTATGCCAAGCATGAAAAGCCAGTGATTGTGGTTCTGCGGCTGAAACAATGAGGAAGGGCTAGCCGCATCAAGCGAAGGAATCCTCGGCGTCATCTGCATAcccatgtacggagtacagtaCTCAACTACGCAATCTTATCACGCGAAGTAGGCTCACAGTCTATGAGATCGGAGATTGTCCAGCTAAATAATACTATCAATACTTGTCGGTAGGTTTTTCTCCAGTGAAAATAGTCTCCCCACTCTACCA
Above is a genomic segment from Penicillium digitatum chromosome 3, complete sequence containing:
- a CDS encoding Tyrosine-protein kinase, active site codes for the protein MIKIKGTAKLFPPEGDVELSILAPLADYLSPEVRAITVDDDGLLAEVSTDPEEDDTMFMAYPPLSLCESLSNCRTVQYSKLQELDRLGPFVDLVSLILPPHPNIVPFDRVVLAESRVIGFTTKYIPGETLANPNVPFRFEWLQQLTRLVDFLNLEYGIMHQDIAPRNLLIDHSTSKILLFDFDRAASGDKNLHNGQDDVNSVVFTLYELITNDTSFSGIPHWERNIDMVQSIPAWISYRKLDSEVSKFREYLNEWVATRRSDVDGDMQRYLNAPNRLRLPDLPTAPEYTVPFEMGTRDGKPVWRTGLRSRNIAMKLGQHCFRWERPPQNRLLRKNEDTVKLTDDGALSH